Within Cucurbita pepo mitochondrion, complete genome, the genomic segment CTTTGGTTACGAAGGTTGGTTGGTGGGGTCTAGGTTTATGGATGGATTCAGTCAACGTCCAACTCAATCAATATCAACAAGATGTCGTGACCAGTTAGGCTTGGTTGATTTTGTCAGAAAAGAAAGTAGGTTTGTTTCGTGGGTTCATTGATTAGTAAACCTCTGGTGCTGGTAAGGTCGGGACCGTGGTCGTCCGTCTCTGGTTTGCCGGCCGATAAGATCTTTGAGATGGACCAGCCAGCTGGGTTGGTTTGGCTATTCCTTTCTATTGAAAAGGAGTCAGCTGTCTGCGCGAGTCACCTTCTTCTAGGCTTCGCTGGACGACACGGCATTCTCGTTCAAATATAGGCCGGCCGTACTTGTGATGGTTCCCAAGGATCCAATATGACCACTTAGGTCTACGTTGCCACGATATTGTTCTATGGAAGCGGGCGGGTAGAAGTTCGGCCCGGTTTTTTTTGGTGTCGTAGGGGAGGGATTGACCTTTCTAACGCATATTCAGTCGTACCGGCATGGCCCCACTGATTTTTTGTCGATCGGAGCGCAGCGCAACCCGGTTCTACTTGACTAAGTCCCGTGCTCGTCCAAGGAGGGAGTTTGCTTTACCCAACTCTCTTTTTGATAAGAAGGCAGAACCCAACCCCACGACCCAACATTCATTAGTTTCGAATGAAGAATGAAGAGTGCCCTGCCCCTGCAAGCATCTACTCCTATCAAAATGAAAAGCGTGATTTTACTAAACAAGCAAGAAAATCCCTTTCTATTAGTCAAGGGCTTTAGGCTTTACTAATAACAAACATAGAAGGTAAGTAAGGCTTTTGAGCTGTAGCTTTACAACGAGAGAGCTTAGATAGGGCCCTTTCTTCTTATTAGTCTTATTAGTCAGATAGGTTGGTTGTTTGAGCGCATTTTGCCCTTGATTATTATTAGTCAGGTTTTCAATCAAAAGGCGTAGACAACTTTATGAAAAACCTTTTTGTTTAGGGGCAAGGGGAAGGGGGCGCTAACGCCACTCTAATACGCCCTTATTAGATAGAGTCTGATCGTGGCTTTCCCGCTGCTCAATCCCTTGGTTCGAGAGGGGCTTTTTTTGGCTTCCCTCAAATCGCGAATATTTGAAAGTTGGTAAAGACCCACCCCTTGTTTCAGTCAGAATGAATCCCCGGGACCCCGAGACATTGGCTTCCGCCAACAGTGGACTATTAAGGATCGCACCCCGCGCATATTCTACATTATAGCCTGCTACTGATTCAGCTTCCGCTTCTGGGAGATCAAACGGAGCTCGATTAGTTTCTGCTAGACAAGAAATAAAGAACATAACCAATACAGGGAACAAGGGAATACCAGACCATATCTGCTTTTGCGCCATGACAATCTCACTCGAATTACGGGGACCTACACATATTAGTACAGTATACCGGGGTCCCCGGCCAGAACCACACGTGCAAGTTTCCCTGCATGTGGCTCGTACGTGCTTTCCGAGGCGCTGCCTGTGACTCAGCATGGATGGGAGAAGGGGGCAGAACTGCACACTTTCGTGTTCAGAGCATTGTCCGAGTGAATAGGCAGGGCATACCACGCAAAGCTTGATTTCTGAGGCTGGGCTGGTTCCTTTTCTAGCCTGCCAACAATTTGATTTAGATGTTGGGACAAGCCCCAGGAAAGTGACGGTTGGCTTCCAGCTCCATCTCGGCCGGCATCCTGCTCTCGAGGGGGTGGAGTCCTGGAGCGAACTACTCATTCCCCAATCCAAGTTTGGTGAGGAGCATTGTTTTGAGGGAGGGAAAGCGTGGTTGACAAGCCACTTCGAGGAGGCGACTGGACTGGAGTGCTTTCATCAAATGATGCATGTGGGCTGAGCCATTCCCACGCCAAGTGGTGACCCGATTCGGCCTGGTCGGGAAGAGATTCACATAGAGACACTAGTTACGGGAATCACTTTCTATGTTAGCGGGAGGGGGCGGGCTTTCCTATGGTAGTCCCGCTGCGGCCTCTGACCGTCTGTCCCGTCTCATCTTTCTTTGGCTATACTTTTATGTAGCGAGCCATGTTAGCTTCACATGAGAGTCTTTAGAAAAAGGCTAAAAAGGCACTAATCACTCGGCCCCTTTCCTATTCTGCTTTGCCGCCTATTAAGAGAGAGAATAGGTCCCGTTGAAGCGGCCCGCCTTTATTCATCTCTACCAGCTGCCACGCACGACCCAATCCAATAGGAACGATTTCTTCGCCCCTCTCCTTTACAGTCGAGCTACTTATTCATTCCTTACTCCCTCTCCTCTCCCCTCTCCTCTTCTCGTCTCGCTACTTATTCATTCATTCCTTACTCCCTCTGACGATAAGAAGCGGAACGCGCCATCACCTACAGCCCTTTCTTTCCTCTGGCGGGGACTTCCACGAAATGAAAACGGGCGGCATCGTCGTATGCTCGACATTTGTTGCCCTGGTTTATATCCCGGAGTACTGCTATGGCCGATCTGTCACCCAATCTACTTAAAGAACCGTCAGGCTTGGCCCCGTGCCGTTTGGAGAATGAGCCTATATATAGGCATGGCTTAGTAGTCAGTTATTCTCGCAATTCAGATAAGATTCGGGACCGTTACCGTTGGGTTGGGTTAGGTCTCTGAAAGCATGGTTCTTGCCTCCCTCCTTGTAGCTCGTCTATTCCTTGGGTGATCCCTTGCTCTCACGTTCGAGTGTTTGCTCGTCGTTTAGGCCGGTGAGTGAGATTTCTGCTCATTGCAGTCACCCCCGTGGTTCTTCGCACCTGGATAGTACCAGGACCCTTGTGCCCCGGCCCTTGATCAGATAAACTCCCCTATGACCCACAACAAAAAATGAGCCTTGCGACGAGACGCGGACATTCCCCATGCTGCGATTCCCTCCAGTCTGTTCCCGGGTTGGGTTAGGAGAACATCCGAGCGATTGCCTTCGCGGATCCAAACGCGCTCACAAGGCGCACAATAAGAATAAGACCGATAGAGACTTCATAAGGTACCATTTGAGCTGCAGATCGTAATGCTCCTAGAAAGGCATATTTCGAATATGGAGGAGTGAAAGTTCCCAACAATCAACGAGTTGATCATACCCTTCTTTGAACCGTACGAGCACGTCCTCTGTCACCCCCCACCGCGCTTACGGCTCTTTACCCCAACCCAACTAGCTCTGGCTCCAGTTCTTCCCTTTCTATTCCTCGGTAAGCGGACCTGGGGAGCATGTGGGGGCGATATCTGCTTTTGACTGATGGAAAGCATCTCTCCTTAGCTGATATTACCTGACCGAACCCGCAATCACAATAGAAAAAGTGGTTCTTGCCGGGAGAGTCGCATCGGAGACATCTTTATCTGAGGAGGAGGCTTCGTCGTCTGGCTCCTCATAAATGATGTTAGGATCGGCCGGCTCATCCTCGGAATCCGAAAAGAAAACAGAGAGAGAACTTCTTGTTTCAGTGACAGAGAGAAAAAGACTAAATAAATAGGATTTTCAGTCTCATTCACATCAATTGAAGCAGGCAGTAAGGGCGCGGAAGCTACCCTTTGACGAATGCAAGCAAGGTCGTTACTCTCTGTTGGCGGCAAGGAAGGAGGCATTGGAAATCAGACTAGACCATAAGTCAAGAGGCATTCGGGAAGCGACTAGCTTCTATCAGGCCGACCACTACACATAAATAAGTAGATCCATATATATACCAGTCATGAGCGATAGTGAACAGAGGCGGAAGCTGTAGCTTCTAGGACGAAGCCGAGCCACTAATGGAGTGGCGAAGGAGGCATACTATACGTATACTACATTAGTAACCGCTGAAATACCAAATAAAACGACACCAAATTTCAGTGAACTATTTAAGCTATCTGTGTGATTGATCCGACAAGTACCAAGGGCTTTTTCGGTAGACTGATTTCATTTCCGAATTCGCTTGCGACAAGTCCTAGCATTAGTATGAGTTCGTTGACCGCGTAAGGGCAATCCATCTTGATGACGAATTCCACGATAACAAGAAAGAGAAATGACTCGTTCGATGTCTGCTCGTTCTCCCCTCTTCAATTCCCAATGAACAATATGATCTTGACCTATCATTTGTTCAATTTGGTCGATCTGAGACTTAGTTAACTCTTTGATCTTGATGTTCCCACTGATACCTAATCGATAACGAACCTGAATGGCTTTTTTAGGTCCAATTCCATCAATTTTTGTTGAGGCAATTCTGACTTGTTTATCGGCAACTGATCTAGCTCCTGAAATATATGGCATTCTTTCTCCTTCTCCTTTTACTAGTCTTCTAGGCTGGAATAAGAAATTAGTTGTCTCCTCTCTGATTGATGATCTTTTCTATAGGTCGAACTAGTGTGAGCGGTCTAAACTTCGACCCTGATTTCTTCACATTATGTTCTCGTACCCAAGCCCTGAAAAAAGAGAAAGAGTCTTGGTGAACACTGATCTTACTAAAGAAGTGAGAAAGTGCTGATGGGTCGCGGTCTCAAAATGGAAGTTTTTCGCCTTAAGATAGGGCGGAAGGTCTTTTAGGGCCGGTTCGCATCCCCCGACTCAACAAGTGGTCTCGTGCGCGGCCATCATCTTGTCGGGTCTGAGCTGCCTGCGGTTACAGAATCGACCAGCCCCCTTGACTCTCTCTCTATAAAAAAGAGCTTTCCGCATCCGGGGCGCAGGTTTTTATTAAACAACGTTCGACTTTCATGTGTATAGCATATAGCTAGCCTTACTTCTTTCTGAGCCAGGATCAAACTCAGAGAGAGAGAGTATGATTGGGCCCTGCTGTGGTAGAACCTGGTGAACCGGGCGTACTACTGAACTTCAGATTGATTCTCTCTCCTTCACTATCTAATGTAGTACGTTATATATTCTTTAACGCAACTCAATCAAAATCAAAGCAAGCAAACTTCTTGCAACTACATCAACAACCGGGGGGAAATTCACCGGGCCTACCTACTCACGCTAATAAGGTTGAAAGAAAGGATGCGTCGAGCAAGCGACGGTTCTACTTAACTAAGCCCCGTCCTTGTACAAGGAGGAAGCCAATCCCACCAACTTGAATGACTTTGATTAGTATACCCTTTTAACATGGACGAAGGAGCTCAACAAACGTGACCGGGCTGCTCATGAGAGAGAGAATTTGGAAAACAAACAAAGAAAGACCTCTTCCGACGCGCAAGCCCTAAGTAAGCAAGCTACCTTTCTTCTTTCTCAAAAGACCTTGATGGAATGAAAAGCAAAAAGAAGGAAAACCCTACCCCTTCGAACGAATGAATTTCTGAATGAAAAGTGCCAGCCCAAACTAGCTGGGATTTTGTCACCTCGCAGCCAGCCCTTTCCTCCAATCGAGTTGCAGTTGGCCTTGTTTCAGTCAGAATCAGTACCCGGGACTTTTTAGTAGGTTCTTTAGTCTTCGCTCTCAAGAACTAGTACGCCCTGTTCTCGAAAGCCGAAGAGCAGCTAAACTAAGCAACTGGGAGATGAGATGAGATTACATTAGGCGGCAGTTGAAAGAGCAGCTCGAAAGCCCTTTGTTTAGTCTTTTTATCAAACTCACTCATAAAGGAAAGAAGAGAAGAAGGCCGGCCCGCCGTTATGGCCAATTAAGTAAACCACGAGCAATTCGTCTACTTTGACTTACGACACCACTTTTGTCTAAAGGATCCAAAGAATAGAGAAGAGAAGAGAAGAAATAATAGGCTCAGCCGCACCCCATCCACATCCATACGACACGATAGCTTCAGCAAAGAGTAGAGAGAGCTAAGCTATCATACCAATTTCCATTTTTTATAAGCAAGCGTACCTCTGGCCTACCATACACTAGTCTCAATCAATCTTTCTTTTCTTTGTGGGTTGTTCAATTTGAAGGTGGTTTCGCTCTTAGATATCTGCTTGCCTTCCTTGTCTTTTTCTTAGATTTCGGAACGCTCTAAATAAGAGTACTCGATTCTTCTAATAAGCGAGAACATCTTTTCTTTTTCATTTTGGCAACAAGGGGGAAAGGGAGTAATTAGGAAATGCATTGTTTGGGTGGTTTACCAACGGAGGGCAACCCCCAGCAATTGAAAGAAAGTAGCGAACGGTCAAAATGAGGATCTTTGACACCTCGATTGTCCGGAAGCCCTCTCATGCGAATGAAATCAATTTAGCCTTTTGTCCGGGGGGGTTCACTGAAGAAATGATTTGAGATTGAAAAAGAGCCTGAAATTGGCCTACACCTTCGCGCGCATATGTAACTTATGTCAAAGTGATGCGCCAACGTCTGCGTTGAGTCAAAACTCGGTTTCAATCCTAATTCGACATTACGGAACCTGAATTTGAGAATCAGGTGCGGAAGAGACTAGAGGTAACTCAAAGCCCTATCCGTACCCGATCTCGGTCTCGGAGCGGTCAGAAGAGTCGGAGGGGGAGCTGCCACTGGTTCTCACCCCCAACAAACACTAGTACGGTCAGCACGACAACCTCGGAATCAGTCATACTTTGCCTTACTAGGTTAGAGAAGATAATGGGAAGACTCATCTAAGAAGTAGAAACCATATCCACCGGCATGTCTGCAATGCGTTCGGCATTCCTCCAATCCCAAGTAGCTCCTTCGTTTTCCTACAATCCTCCGAACATTAGTTCTCCCATATCCGAGAAATCCACATCCCCTCCCAACAATTCATTCTCAAAATCCATATGCCAGTACCAATACCTATATTATAGATGGATCATGATGCAGAAACTGAGTGAGGCCCGAAATTGGAATCTTGGCCCCTCTTTCGAAATACGCTACTCCATGAGCCCCGTAAAGAAAGGAGTACTTTGTCATTCCTCGATTCTCGGCACCATCGGGTTTCTTCCCAAACATCATCGTTATCTCAGCTCTCGCCATTTCAACCCATATTCTAATGTAGCCCACAGCTCGCCCCAAACCCTACCCAGCTTTCCAGGCCATCCAATCTCCGTCATTCCACTTTAGCTCACCTCCAACCACCTCGCCCCTATATAGCTTATGGGCAAATCCCAGTCCCCCAGCAAGCAGGGATGAACGAGTATGCGGATAAATGAAAGAGTTGAGGATTTTAGGAAGAAAACGCAAGGCATTGGCGGTTACCAAATTCAGGGATTTTGCCCTTTATCTATCCTGATTCACACCCGGTGAGTGAAAAGGAATGAGAAAAAGACAACGGAAAAGGTTGGCCCATCTCCACAAGCCTATTGTGCCGATGTCTGCCCTTTAGAGAAAGACGAAGGAAGGGACTGTCATCCGATTGTTCCAGAAGAGTCTTACGGGCCCTGCACTCAAATGGTTTACGTCACTATCTCATTCTAAGTTAGCTTCGTTTGAGCAATCAAATCTTCATCGATCAGTACTCCTATTAGATGTCAAACCAAAAAGATCTGATCTTCGAGGCGTCAGAAAGGTGATGAAAGTTTCAGTGCCTACGTAGGGAGGTGGAGGGCTGTCGCTGCCCAAATGCGAAAAAAACTCTTTGAATCAGACTCCATCAACTAGTTAGATTCAGGCTCTTTGGCTCAGTCTTCGATTGCTGGCTATCTGATGTCACAGACCCAGACCACATTCCAAAGAAAGCAGCACCTTTCCCCTTTGCCAAATTCTCATAATAATAAGGTAAGCTTTCAGTCCCCTCTCCTTTACAGTCTCACAGCTTCTCCCCTCTCCGAATTAGCAGCTTTACAGGAAAGAAAAGAAGAATCAGAAGAAGAAGAAGAAACCGAAACAAACCCTATTCAGTCAGTCAAAGAAAGATAACTCCAACCAAAGAAGGGAATAAAGTAGATAGAGTCAATCCGGTCAGGTAACACATAGATAGAGTCAAAGGTTCCAGAGGGAGCTCAGTTTACCGAGTGAAAGAAAAGAGATAGTGAATATGCCGAGTGAAAGAAAGAATCAATAGCGGAAATCAGTCAGCCAGGTTCATGAGGTTACAAGAGAGTAAATGAAATCCGAAGCAGCCGAGTTCAAGAGTGAAATCAGTCTGGGTCGTTCAGTAGTTGTTTACAAGAGAGAGAGTCAATGAGAAATCAATCCTTAGCAGCTTTACCTAGTGAAAGAAGAAATAGCTGAAATCAGGTGACGGAGAAAGAATCCATAGGTTACGGAGTTCACTCTCATTCATCTTCAGTCTTTGGTCACAGAATAACTCACACACAAGAACTGATTGTAATAGTAGATAGAGTCAAAGAAAAGGAGATTAGCATCCAGCCGCGCTTTCTTTACCGAGGGAAAGACAGAGGGAAATAGGGGTCAGGTTCATGAGTTCAGTAGTGATTGAGGTTACCGAGTGAGAAAGCAAGAATAAAGAAAGAGGAACAAAGCGAAGCAACAAGCAATGAGACCTATAGAATAGGAGAAGAGAAAGAAGCCGGCCAAGGTTCAGCAGGAGAATGCGCATAAGGAAAGAGTCTTGACTTTCAGTTTCAGGATCAAGAACAGAGAAAGAAGAACATAGTAATAAGGAGCAAAGCCACAAGACGAGAAGAGGAGATAAATCAGTTTCAGTAGTTCAGGAGCGAAGGAAGCCACTCGAGACCCTAAAGTAAAGGACATAAGATGCAAGCTTTAACCAACCCATTTTTACCGAGCGAGCAAAGTGTTTGAAAGAATAATGAGCGAAGCGGTGAGACATAAAATAGAGGACAAGAGAGGCAATTCAATCCTCAGTTTACTACCTAGTGGTGAAAGAATAATATATATATATAGATAGGCTGCTCAGGAGTCAAGGATTCTTAATAGGAGTAGAGGGAAACTGTAAAGGACAGGAAAGAAGAGATGAGAGACCGGACATATGTCCTCTTCAGTAGAATTCCTCTTTCGCGGGGAGTCTTAGTTTGAATGAAGTCTTTGAAGGTGAGAAGGAAGGATCATTCTTGCTTCTTTGGCTTACAGGAAGGAGAGTCAAAAAAGAAAAGGGTTTGTTTCGGTTCAGTCTTTACTTGTTCCAGAAGGTGAAGGAGAGAAGCGGTAAGACTACTCTTTCAGTCTTGACTTGATCTTCTTTGTCTTTCATTTGTTTGAAGAGTCTTTACAGCTGAATAAAAGGAAAGCAAAGAGAAGAGACACTAAGTCAAGTACAGGACAGGACGGACGGAAGGAAGATGCAAACACACACATATTTATTACCTACCTCAATCAGTTCAAGGAGAAAGAAGAAATAGGTATAGGAGTGAGACGACCAATAGAATAGGAAAAGGCAATCGAATTGCTTTACTTACCTTTGAAAGAGTGAAAGAAGAAATAGGCGTAGGCAATGGAATTCTGAGACCGAGAGGGAGAGGCCATGGAATTGGGAGACCCGTATAATGGGCGAATAAGCTCAGCTGCTTTAAAAAAGAGTACATATTCTCTCTCTTTCGCTGGGAGTTCGTTTTTCTTTCATTTTCCCGACTGTCAAAGTAAAGGAGAATCTTTCTTCAATCAGGAAAAGAATACAAAATAAATAGACAGAGTATAAGGGGAAGGAGCAAAGAGAAGAGATTCGAGACCAGAAAGAAGGATAGGAAAAAGTGAATGAGCAGATCAGCCAGCTTACCTACCTAGTTCCCTTGTGGTTGAATAAAGAAAGAGGAACGAAGCAATGAAACCGTAAAGGAGAAGGAAGATCCATCCGCGAGAGGAAAGCAAATAGAAGAGAACGAATGAATAAGGAAGGAGTGTTTACAGTTCCGTTCAAGAAAAGGTTTAAGGGAGAGGATAATTAATAAGGAGTCTTTCAAGCAGAAGCAAAGCAAAGAGCGACTTCTTTACCTCGTTAAAGAATCCATAGGAGACGGAGGTCACGGAGAAAGATCAGAGACAGAGCTAAGATTCTCAGTTACAGTGAATAAATAGGGAGAGGACAGAAAAGATTCGAGAAGAGACCGGCCAATAGTTCTAGTTCTAAGAGAGATTCAGTAGTTTACCGAGT encodes:
- the rps13 gene encoding ribosomal protein S13; the protein is MPYISGARLVADKQVRIALTKIDGIGPKKAIQVCYRLGISGNIKIKELTKSQIDQIEQMIGQDHIVHWELKRGERADIERVISLSCYRGIRHQDGLPLRGQRTHTNARTCRKRIRK